The DNA sequence CTCATCGTTTGACATGTCTGCGCTCGCCTCGCCTTGGAAGAATAAAGTCAAACTGGCATCCTCGCGTGTCTCCGCTTTATGACGCGCCTGTGCCTCATCTTGTTGATTTGGCATTTCCCCGAAAGTTTTTTCCACAATACCGCGAGAGTCTTCGAATTTTGTTTCCTCTTCACACCAACGTTGCATATTTTCCTGAACCGCCACCGGGATTTCATCTTTGCCTTCGTCCTCTGGACGCGTTGCATCGCTTTTCTCATCTAGTACGTCGTCTGTTCCGGAAAAGTAGTCCCTCACGCGAGCCATCCGGGCAGCCTTTCGCTGATTTCTTCGACTGCAGTTCCACCTattctcagcctgtccatcaaCAAAAGGAAGAATTATGAATcacaacttgtgtgtgtgtgtgtgtatgtgtatccCTCTTAAAACCCGCAAATGTATCTGTATCTTCGGTTGCCATCCTCCACGTAATGTGTGCAACACAGCAAAATTCTAGCCCACTGAATTCCAACAACGCCAACATCACATCACAAGGCGGCCACGAGTTCCATTCGtgagtttatttatttgggaGCGCGGGGGCGAACAAGTCGGAAGAAGTGATGCTTAGGCTTCATTAATCCTTGACACTTTGTGGTAGTCCCAAATTtaatccatgaaaaaaaaaaaggtaaatgtgATGCAAAACTAGCTAACGCGTTCCGCCTAATTGGTAAGTTGTCGTCATCAGTGTACCTGTAAATTGTTCCCGTCGTCATCCGACCGATGCGGAGCTTGGGCCACTTTCCACTTTTCACTGTCAACTGTTTCTCCATTTGGTGCGCTGTCTATAGAGAAGAAAAAGGCTTggtggattcattttttttctccataaatgcattgattcatagatgaaagaaaacatcaaGGGTGTACCTGCCGACAGGTTTTCTTGGGATGGTGTTTCTGCAGTGTCGTTTTGACTGTCAGCTCTACAATTTAAACACAAAGCGAGTTTAGACGCAATTTGGGAGTCACTTGTCAAACTGTTGTTCACAGAAGTTGCAAAATCGGGTCTAGGGAGCACTTTTGGTGGTAGCTGAGTTGGTCAAGGCTCTGGCAGGCACACGtcggtgattcccaaccactgcGGTCAGAGAAATCCTCGGCCGTGCCGTGAGATTGTCCGATTTCACTTCGTCCAAAAATATTGACTCCAAACAAGAGGtcgttcatctatctatgccaacAACATATCATGAGAGGCACAATAAAAGGCTCACCCGTCGGACGACAGACGCGACGTATCAACTGCTTCCGCCTGTTTAGCTTTGTGTTCGTGTCAACACGCCCAGATTTCGCACCGCATTCGGGTCACTTTGTATCTCTGTACGTCTATCTATGCCGGCGACGTATCGTGTCAAGCAGAGCAATTCACTTCCTCTTCAACAACGTATCAATGTATGCAGACAACGCATCCGCACTCTTGTTTTACGGTGCGCTGTTAGAGTGCCTCGTCGTACCTCAGAGTTTTGAGACAGCTTTTCTTCTGCGCAGTCCGCGTCTGGGGCTTCTCCCTCGGCTCCTTTGCTCTTTGGTGGCAGAAGAGGACGTAGTTCCGGTGGTTATTGTTGGCCCAGAAGGTTCCCACGGGCGTCTCGTAACGCAGACAAAAGTCAACTCGGGACCCCTGCTCTCGGAAGGGTGGCACTAAGGTGAGCTTAAAGGAGAAGCGGTCCGTCTGAGCGTTGCCGGATTCGGGGATGTACTCGGTCAGGAGATCAAAGTGGCTGGCCCAGCAGTCCAAAGTGGTCCGCACGTAGACGGCTTTCTGGAAGGACATGTTGAGGACGCAGATCAGCCCCTTGAGCGTGCTGGTTCCCGGGATCAACTCCAGGGACTCCAACTCTATTTTCTGCTCCTGGACCCTAACCAGCAGATCCTCCGGAGACAACGGCGATTGGAAAGTCAGCGGAGACAGGCGGTATTCCTCTGTAGACAGTCCCTCGTCATCCAGGCGCTCCATTCCCGGCGGATTGGGCACATCCCACAAATCAAACTCCTTCACTTGCACCAAACTTAGACCCTTGGCGTCGGCAAAGGACACTCTCCTGGAGGCACAAGGCGGCAGCTCGGGCTCCGAGTCCTCGTCAGAGAGCGAGCTCCTTCGCCGCGGCAGAGGAGAGGACTTGGGCCTGATGCTGATCACCACCTCGCCCTCGTCCTCATCCATGTCCGGGCCCGGCGAAAGGAGGCGACAGGCCCGGGACAGTCTGGCTTGAACCTCAGAGTCCATGGGCCCGCTGGGCTGGGGAGAGCGGACAGGAAGGTGATCGTGCCGCCCCTGCCTCTGTCAAGTGACattcaacaagctctgacttaACAGATGGCGTCGAGTTACGCGTGACATTGTGGCAAGGGCCAACACTAAAAATAGGTGGGAAGGGAGTTCAAGTATGTACAGTAGTTAAAGCGAAGGCACAGAAAAGATCATCCCGCCGCCTCTATGAGTCAGAGCGTTTGGTCGAGGCTCTCGCGACCTCCTGATTGTCCCATGACGCCGTTAGGCGCACGTAGCACCATTACTTTCTTATCGCTCTTGATATaaattttcttatttgttttttttactaccTGTGTTGCGTCCTCCCCTCGCAGCAGACAAGCAGCACGTCCGTATGGCACCAGCGCCACAAGGGTTAGCTGTGTACCTCAATCAGCTAATGAAGAATTTTCTTTCACCTATGAAGATTGAAGGGGCCTTATGACCtcatagaggaaaaaaaagacgagattGTGGCTCTACGGTTGGCTCAAAGAATACACACGGAATGTCACAACATCTCGCTTTACTTATTGTAATGGATGAATGACGAGAAAAGATGAAATGGAACTGAattagtggtgccttgagacaaGAGCTTAATTTGTTTGTGACCATGCTCATACCTTAAAAcatttgtatctcaaatcatcgttcctcattgaaatgaatggaaatgccactaATCCGTTCCAACATTCACCAtaaaaaagtcatgtttttaATTATGAAAATTGCACAGAATAGTTATAAAAACACAATAAGAATTTTAAATAGTAAGTAAAGAATGAAACAGCTTGAACCTTCCGGTATGCATGACATCGTCACTGGCACCAGTGTAAGATCGCCATGCAGACACAAAAGAATGGCAACTACTGTAAGTGACTCAGGAAGACGctgtaacactttttttttgcagaggataaagaagatatgCCTTTGACTCTCCAAGTGTTGATGCATGGGTTGCGTTTTAATATCTGTCACTTGGAGGGTTTTACAACACTGTGACTTGCGCAATGCAATTCCTTAGCCCACGTATGGCATTTTACATTGTGTGCTAGCATTAAGATAGCAGAAGGCCGAGTTGGGTCGTTTCAAATCCACATGTAACTCTCTTTGTTGTATGTTTGACAGATCATTTGGTCTGGGAGTGGCATTAAAGAGTAAGGAGCTTTTTCTTTGAAGGGGAGTTTACAATCTGCTGCATTTTGTGAACATGAGTTGAGTTCACAGCCACACACGGTGCCCGCATCTCACATTTTTGCTCGCAGGCCAAAGCGAAAAAATTGTCCCGATGGCTCGTGTCTCAAAAAAACGCAGGTCAAAAGGTCACTCATATCTTAAAACACACTGTATCATGTAAGAAAACAGTCGGCTTATATGGCCTTTGTTTTAGTTGCTCAGTACAATCTGGCAAAGTTGCCACTAAATCCAAAAGAACAATAGAAGTCAGAGGAGTTTTGCGCAAGTGGCCGCAGTCCCTCTTtgacctcgggggggggggggggggggtggggggtggggggtcagccGACACCAAATTAATGGCCCCAGGGTTCTCAGATTGCTATCATGGCGGTGGTGCGTCTCCCAGCTTGTCAATGCTTTAATAACTGATTGACATAATGATGCCTCAAAATAGGAGTGCACAAATGggggggaagggtgggggggggtgatcggAAGCCGTGGGACAGTGGAGCAGCTCGACAGCCTCAATTGACTAGCTCCTTCTTGTCCTTACTAAAGTGGAACACTTTGAACATTacaagcccccacccccaccaaaaaaaaaaaaaaaacagtgtcaaTTTCTGTACACCTGAACCTTCCTCCGATTACAATTGACTTCCCGTTTGCTGTTCAAACAACTAAATCGGCCTTTGATTAAGAGTGTGACGGATGCTCTAAATGAGGACACGCACTCCAACAGACTATACTCGTCCTGTCCCAAAGACAAATATAAACAacgcgtgcatgtttttttgttgtgtatttATACTCAATTGTGTCTCCTgcgaatctctctctctctctgataaGATTTATTTACGAGAGATGTAACAGTCAAGTCCTAAATAGATCTAAAACGCCTGCTCATTtgctcattccccccccccctcgcccaccCACACCGTCCTTGTCTAAATTGCGGCGCCTCCCACTCAGGTAGCTTCTTCATCACATGCTCATCGTCATCCTCACTCTCGGCAGCTCCGTCAACACCGAGCGCGGGCTTCGCTTCACCGCAACTCCGGAACAGTAAGTGCGCTTTGTATGTACGAGATTGCGGAAATATTTTGAGTAATAATTTAAATATAATCATTTTCAGTCTGCTTTACTTTGTATCCGAGCGTATCGCGTACATATACTGGATGGGATGATCTttaacccccccatccccacaaataagccgtgtttttttttttttattcctttaacagcgttttctgttgagGTTTTCAGTTATCTTCAGGGGCACCGCGTCACACTGAGGTGTTTCGAAATACTTTGGTTATTTGGCCACCCACAagggtcaaaatattagaaacagtcGGATGCCGTGCCCAGATACACAACTGCAAACTTCAAAGGCATTCATGAACATATCCTTCGTCTGCCAAGTCGTTTGCAAAAGAAATTTGACAAACAAGATGAGGGCAATCGCCCTGATTCAAATTGTGCGGATTGCTACcacctgtttgaaaaaaaaaagaaaaaggaaaaaaaaatgttagcatgcaaatttgtattttttttaattaccattGTGATAACACGCAATTATAATTAGGCTAATGATATGAAGTTTTGATGATCTCTGTAAATGCAGATTTTGAATAgcgattgaaaaaacaaaaaaaacaaaatgttggctCCTGTATATTACAGCAATTGTATTTCATGAAAATCTGTCCATAAAatctttttcttcaaaaatgtaGCAAAGAACCAAAAAACGTAATTTGTGTGTGAAATGCAAACGCCAGGAAAATCAAATTGAGGGGTTATGAttagtagttaaaaaaaaaaatttattaaCTAGTCTTGAGATCAAAATGACCATCTGCATATGTTAAAAAACTGCTAGCGCGCAATGCATAGCGATGAACAAATTGCTTAATTTGTCAATCAAGAGTGTTTCTGTATATTTTATGGGTTGCGATCATTTTGTTACCAGGTGTACAATGTTGGAACTTGACAAATTGTGAGCCTGCGGTCATTGAGGATTGGATCGCTAATATTTTATATTCGtggaaatattctaaaaataaaGCTGCTAATCTATTTCTGTCTAACCCTTTCCAAATGTAGCAAATGAAGGACTATTTCTCTTGCTTGCATAGAAGCAGGACTTgtgcccactttttttttcttcctccccagCAGCAAACTCGCAGTGTAATGCCCGAGTGTTCTCGTGTTCCTCGCCCAAACCAAGAAGATGCTCGCCGAGATCCCGGGGGAGAGGTGGCAGaagcaggaggaagaggaggaggaggcactCTGGACAATCTTGGTCTTAAACAGGTAGCACTTCCTTCTTCTAGTCCTCCATTATTTGATCAGAAGAACGGAGCAGCGCGTTAGATAATTTTCGAGGGAACGCAGAGCGGCAAATCCGATTGCAAAATAAATGCTGCCTCGTTTTTTTCCAATCCTTATCGACTGGCATACTTAGATTTCTTTACTGGCCAATGGGGCAGGGACAGTGAAGCTGTAATAATTCCGCCTAGCAACAAGCAATGAGGCCAATGTGCCAGCGAGCAGAACAGGAATGCAAACAACTCGGTTGATTGTTGATTTTGTGAGCTAACATTTTTTTACTACAGACGATGaaccaaataaatatttggtaCATTAGTTGTCGTTATTGTACATTAATTTCTCAACTATGAATCAAATTTGTATGGCATTTTTGAAAATACTCAGACATTTTACAAATGTCTACACGAAAAaggtcaaaaaaataaactgatgaTATACATAAAGATTTATTTGGGAGGGGGtggtcattttatttcttatttttctgaCGACTaagaaaaatgtattcaattcaTACACAGTCTTCCCTTTTTTTCAGCAATTTCTATACTGCATATTTTTGCGAGAGTCTTCAGTCCACGTCAAAGTCAAATCTTGCCGAGCGGTCATTTCTTGACATGTTAACGAGTTCCCTTGTCATTCAGCGTGCGCTCACCTTCATGAACAGGCGTCCGACTTCCATTCGGGCTCACAACAAGCATGTAATTGTGCCGCTTAATGAACTTCTCAACCCGGAGGCCACCTCATTTAGCCTCCGTGATGCTGTAACACAGCCACGCTGTCTTCGTGTGACTGGGCGCGTGCGTGTGTCATTAGCTGACCTCTTGTCATTCGGCCCACGGTTTTCCTTGTCAAGGTCTTCCTGGCCATGATGACTCCTCGTCAGGTGACGCGGCCTCTGTCCAGCGGCCAGCTGCACGCTCTGATGCAGCACAAGCAGAAGGCCTTCATCCTCCACCAGGTATCCCAACGGTcctaattcattaaaaaaaacaaaacaaaaaaaaaacggttagcTTCTTACTCAGCATTGATGTAAGGATGTTTACATTTCAAGTACGGACTAAAAATATGAAGCAAGCATGGAAAAGAAAGGGGTTACACTTTTGTTGGCTAGCGGGgcggaaaatgtttcagggaaaaaaaaacgggttttgttttcttttcatatatCCACCATTTCCCCTTTTTCTATttggcttatcctcacaagggtcgtggaggggggggggggggtggagcctatccaagccgtcATTGGTCAGCAGGCGGGGGGaccaccttgaactggttgctagctaatcgcagggcacccatagacgaacaactattcgcgCTCAAAGTCaaacctagagacaatttgagagtgtttaatcaacctgccatgcacgttttgggaatgtgggagtacccggagaaaacccacgcaggagaatatgcaaactcgccacaggaaggccggacctgaatcgaaccctgcacctctgcaccgtgaggccgacgtgaTAACCAGTCTCCACCTTTCGAGTCGCCCGCATTCTTTTCATGACTTAATTTGATTGTGTGAGATGATGAATTTTGTGTAAGCGCTTAATACTCGGCGACTTCACCCTTCGCCTTTTCCTGTAAAACTCTGCattggctttttgtttttttttgaccgaagctgctcaaatcaaatcaagcagTCAATTAATTGCTCCAGTAGAGAGCACAGCGTCAAGGGAGCAATTAAACATTGACACGTTCCAAGTTACGTGAAGTGAACCGACTGTAAATCCAGGACAGTACAGTTGcgaagtacagttcagttgtatttaacttttaagtccAATAGAGAACATAGAAGTTAAAACGGCATCATGTGACAAACCTCCAATTTGTCTCCGACGAATAACCAAGTCTTGTTCGAGGTGTAAAAAGTTGACGAGCCGACACACGTGACAGTCAAGCATCGCTTTTGATGTCAGCTCATGCTCTGATTTTCCTGTTCCAGCATCATCTCAAAGAGTTTTACAAGAAACAGCAGCAGATGAACGTGCGCTTGCTTCAGCAGCAGCCGCTCAAAAAAAGCCAAGAGGTAAAGACTGAGATGCATTTAATGgcgtaacttttttttgttttgttttgttttgacaagtcGATATGCGGTGTTTTGTCTGCATGCCAGCTCCTTCCAGAGCAGCTGGCGCTCCAGCAGCTCCTGCACATCCAGCAGCAGCTTCATCAACAGCAATCAGCCCGCCCCCCCGCAGGTAAAGCTGCTGTGAACCGCCGCCACatcatgtttcttctttttgcacCCGCACTGTAGTGCAGAGTTTGATTccggaattttttttcaatggatttTTGCAAAATACGGGCAAGTCAGAATTGATTTCAATGTATCGCAATAGCACCAAATGTCATCTCGAAGCACAACGTAGGATgtggtctctctttttttttttttttttttgacagcaagCAAGCAAGAACGGGCATTCAGGAATATTTTTCAAActgtttagtgtgtgtgtgtaagggccggggcatttaaaaaaatttgtaGTAGTTCGGTCTGAAATGCATCAGCTGACGTTGACTGctgaaaaaaatccagtttCAATAttctatatttcattcattacgAAAAGCTATATGATGCGAACGTTTGTCGATTAGCCGCTATCAGCTCAGTGGAGTTGGAGGAGGTTTCGAAGGAGATGACAAAAGGAGGAGCAGCAGtagcagaagaagaagcacAAAACGCCGTCAAACGCGATCACAAAGGCGCTGAGAAGAAGACGACAAGCCGTGAGAGTCAAACGTGCGAGCTGCTGTCACAATTCTCCTCGGGCTAACGCGAAGACCATAAAACATgagttatatatatttttaaaaaatgtttgcatcacCTGATGTGGTTCTTCATCCAGCTTCAGTCAAGCTGACTTCGGAGCTCCAAATGTCCTGTACGGTCACGGCGTGTGCAACTGGCCCGGGTGCGAGTCCACCTGCCAAAACTACAGCCAGTTTATCACGTAAGTGGAATGATTCATGTTCATTCATCCAGCTAGCTGAGCTACTACTGCCGACTTCTTTAATTTACATATTTGGAAAATGGGGGGGGAATGTGATCTACAAAAGAACTGAAATTAGAAAAATGTCtaaaatcaaatgttttgtttttttaaaatctaaagtCTGATATGATTTGAGAGATGTCTCTCAGtttgctgtacaaaaaaaatgttcagactTAAAATACTGAAATGACGCAAATATAAATTTCAGAAATTGTGATTCACGTAATGTTGAGTACTGATTTGCAAAACTATTTTTAAAGGTTGTAAAGAAGTgtcagataattttttttagctGGTAGGtggtagcctttttttttttttcgtgcgaATAAAACCTTCAaacttttgttgtcttttcaacGAAAGCCAAGCAGCGTCAtatggtcagattttttttaaatgctccccaggcgcatttaaaaaattgatgaTCAATTTGTGGCCGCAGACCCTCTTttctcatctgtgtgtgtgttgcaggcaCATGCGCGGCGAGCACACACTGGATGACAAAAGTGCAGCACAGTGTCGAGTCCAGATGCAAGTGGTTCAACAGCTGGAGTTTCAGGTGGGCctggccacaatattaggtacaccgcTATCGTCTAGTCATAAGATCCTGCTCTCAAATGTGCCACGGCTGAACACGTTTCTTGTAGGCGGCGCCGATGAGCTTGCACCATGTCAATTATCTCGCCGTTGTTTGTTCCTTCAGCTGTGCAAGGAACGAGAGCGCCTGCGAGCGATGACGGCTCACCTTCAGCTGTCGCCCGCTGCGGAATCCCATTTCGGACCTTTGACGCCACGTGGCGTGTCTGCCGACTCACTTTGTCCGCAGGTACAGGTAACTTGCATAGGCTGATGTCTGTGTGGACAAAAGTTGTGCAACATCACATTTTCTCTGCCGCATTTTTATACGGTTGTGACAGCGATGCTTTGCCGCCGTCGTTCACCAGTGAGGACAAGTAACACTCCATGATAgaactgtgttttatgtttataTGAATATATGTCTATAAGTATTGTTGTCTGTCTACAAGTGTTgatgcaccgtttgtgttcaaatatccattgcttaaaGGGTTGTGATAACACGAATAATGTTATTTATTAGCCCGTCAATGGTGCTTTGCATTGTGGTACTTTTAAATCCACAACATGTaactctctttgttttatgtttagtttgacagtaaaaatCAATTGCGACTCACTACAAATCAGTCATGTCTTTCTCAGTTCTTCTGTCGTGTTCACTTAGCATTGAGGCCATAAACCAAATCAGCAGTTCGTCTCCTATATAACAAACCACCCGAAACAGTTTCGCCCTGCGACTAATGGACCTCCTGTTGTGCCTGACATTTGTGTGATAATTACCTCTGAAACAAGCCAATCCATTCGCTCATTCATGGTGTCCTCCTCACACCTCCTTTTGTTCACTTGCAGGCAAGCTCGGTCGCTTGCGACCCACCCTCGCCGAATCCTCCCCGATCGCTGGCCCCCGTCGACAGCCCACCGCGGGGGAGACTCTCTCCTACATCGTGCGCTGGGGCCGTGAGACGTCGCCATCATCGGTTGGCCTACTCTACAGGTCATATATTCTCTGCCGGAATTTCTAAATTTGGTCCATTTTGTGGTGATGCAATGTTAAGGgtcaacaaaaatgcattttgcccCCTGAAAAGTGTATGCTTTTGGGATGTGCGTGTATTGAATTACATTCAGGTTATCCCCAAATGCTGTAATAAATcgaaaaaaatccaccaaaataGACAAACACCCTCAACACAACCAGAAAaatagtcatgaaaaaaaaaacaggcgggcggcccggtagtccagtggttagctcgtgggcttcacagtgcagaggtaccgggttcgattccagctccggcctccctgtgtggagtttgcatgttctccctgggcctgcgtgggttttctccgggtgctccggtttcctcccacattgcaaaaatatgcatggcaggctgattgaacactctaaattgtccctagttgtgagtgtgagtgcgaatggttgttcgtctctgtgtgccctgtgattggctggcaaccaattcagggtgtcccccgcctactgcccgaagacagctgggataggctccagcaccccccgcgaccctagtgaggatcaagcggttcggaagataataaataaataaaaaaacaggcaaaaaaaaattcctccgAAGATGGTAATATATTTccccgaataaaaaaaaaaaagtcccactgaatttaaatttaaatttccaCAAAAATGGACAGACACCCCCAGCCCCACACAAAAACAGACCAAAAATTAttgtaaaaatgtttaattctcAACAAGACCTACAaatttctttctcctttcttctttctacatacattcttgctgctggaggctgtaaatttccccagtgtgggacgaataaaggatatcttatcttatcttaaattgttTCTTCTACTCCTAACTGTTTTCATCTCGTTCCTCTCTTCTCACAGAAAAAGAACATGACCTCGACATGAACGCTGACATCAGACCACCTTTCACATACGCAACCTTAATAAGACAGGTGCAATCTACCAGGACACCTGTCATTGATTTCTTTCTCATCTGAAGTTCTCATACAGTAAATCTAATGAGAACCAGCGAGTTTCCCTTCGGTGACATTTTCCTTTGACAGGCCATTGTAGAATCAGCAGACACACAGCTAACGCTAAACGAGATCTATACTTGGTTCACGAGGACCTTCGCCTTTTTCCGCCGCAACGCCGCCACGTGGAAGGTAAAAAAACGCACGTAAGAAACGGACATTTGAAtaggggtgtgcagacttttatATCCTCTGTCTTTGtataaagcaattaaaaagtaaactttccataaTAATTGATATCGTCTTTCTCCGAGCTGATTTTGTGGTTCCATTTTCTCTCAAAATATTTGTCATGTTGGTGTCAGAATGCCGTGCGCCACAACCTGAGCCTGCACAGATGCTTCGTGCGTGTGGAGAACCCGAAAGGCGCCGTGTGGACGGTGGACGAGGCGGAATACCAGCGGCGGCGGTCGCAGAAGATGACGGGGTAGTTCAACAGACACGCGGCGCAATCATGAGTCGCTTTAACgccttgaaattttttttaccGCTTCATTGCCACAAAGCCTTGTATAAGGATCTATATtcggatttcttggacgtagtattttaaatgttctataaGGCACTTTGTTTCAGCTACAGCGGTTATGAAAGTGCTATAGAAATAAaactattgtattgtattgtattgtattgtattgtataccctttagcgtagctccatctagtggatgcttaaagcaaccgcagccactactgtagcttctattctatgcgccttatcatGTGGTGCGCCCCATATATGAaaccagttttaaaataggccattcattgaagttgcGCCTTAAAacccgatgcgccttatagtgcaaaacaaaaaacaaataacgatagttattttctccccatgcatttcaatgggtgtGACTCATGTGCAAATTTGGGCTATTTGTGGTCCATCTtcggatcttttttttaattttgatttaaCTTGAGATCCCAATCACGTAGTAAATAGATTTTTCATGATGAAATGGTTCTCTCGCAGGAGTTCACTACTGATGAGGAGCGCCCACTTTGGATCGGTTTCGAATGCCCGCTCACAGGTAAGACGTGTTCACTTTCAACAGGAAATGGTTGAGAAAACATATTTAGCTCTATTTTTGTCTCTCAGACGTCATTTACAGACGCAACGTCGCCGGGATTCATGCACGGAAACACTAAGAGCTTGGACTCGCCAGCACAATGGTGACCATTTGCCGAATTTGAAACTGAAAGGTGCGTGTaaaatctcagaaaaaaaaaacattaaaaaaatatacatatt is a window from the Hippocampus zosterae strain Florida chromosome 3, ASM2543408v3, whole genome shotgun sequence genome containing:
- the LOC127598320 gene encoding forkhead box protein P2-like — its product is MKDYFSCLHRSRTCAHFFFLPPQQQTRSVMPECSRVPRPNQEDARRDPGGEVAEAGGRGGGGTLDNLGLKQVFLAMMTPRQVTRPLSSGQLHALMQHKQKAFILHQHHLKEFYKKQQQMNVRLLQQQPLKKSQELLPEQLALQQLLHIQQQLHQQQSARPPAAAISSVELEEVSKEMTKGGAAVAEEEAQNAVKRDHKGAEKKTTSRESQTFSQADFGAPNVLYGHGVCNWPGCESTCQNYSQFITHMRGEHTLDDKSAAQCRVQMQVVQQLEFQLCKERERLRAMTAHLQLSPAAESHFGPLTPRGVSADSLCPQASSVACDPPSPNPPRSLAPVDSPPRGRLSPTSCAGAVRRRHHRLAYSTEKEHDLDMNADIRPPFTYATLIRQAIVESADTQLTLNEIYTWFTRTFAFFRRNAATWKNAVRHNLSLHRCFVRVENPKGAVWTVDEAEYQRRRSQKMTGSSLLMRSAHFGSVSNARSQTSFTDATSPGFMHGNTKSLDSPAQW